Below is a window of Camelina sativa cultivar DH55 chromosome 11, Cs, whole genome shotgun sequence DNA.
CAAACCACATGAAATATACAGAGATCGATAAATTTTTAAGAGGAGAAGACTTTGATATGATAAGCATACCTGAATACCTTCCCAAAGTTTCTCAAGCTTGCTCTCTCGCATAGTAAGTTCGACAAGATATTCCAGACAAAACTTAGAGGGCATACATTTTATCGGGTACGAATCCCAATGTAGTAATCTAAGTTTACGTGGTAGATAATCCAAGCCCTGAGGTAAGTACAACTTGACTGCATCATCTAGAAAATTCTTGTATAGCCTCAAGAATTGGAGATTAGGCATTTTCTTAAAGGCATTTTCACTTATATACACTTGATCCTCAATTTCAGACATATCTAATGATATTCCTAAAACAATTTCTGTACCCTGCATATATATACCCAAAGAAAGAACGCAGTTAGTTCATGCATTAGCTAAAGTGGACTTTGTGATGAGTAGGACATGTGCTAACGCTTACGGTTTCATCTGCTAGTACATCTGAAATCTCCAAAGCATCAACTAGAAACTTACGTGTCCTGGGGTCATTAAGACATTGATCCCGAGTAATTTCTTTACCAATTGTTGTAGCAAACAATGCATTACTATATATCTATCAGCACAAATATGTATAAGAGATCTGTCAACAAGGACTTTAAGTCCAAATTCTGCATCCAATGCCCTCTTGGCAAGTAATTGCTTCACACGATCAACCTTTTCGCCATTGAACAAACAAGCATTGTGAAGAAAGATAGCCTTATCTTCCTCATCTAACCCATCATAGCATACTTCTAGTACTTTCTCGATTTTTCCATTTAGACTGGTTCTAAGCCTTGGTAGAGCTTTTATCCACTCCTCCTTGCTCATCCCTCGCAAAGATGCACCTAAAATGCTGAGACCTAGAGGAAGATCTCCAGCAAGTTTTGCAACTTCATTTAAATATAAAGGCTTGTCTAAAAAGTAATCCAAAGATTAATTAGACTCTATTATCTTGTCGGTCCAAGACAACATGATGTTTAAATTCAATCGTCTGCATTGGTGGGTGAATGCATGTAATGAGGATTGTTGGATGATGCTCAAGATTAGCAGATTGACATAAACTCTATATCGTCTGCATCTTGGTGACTAAAGAAGTTAATGAACCAAATTAGAGTCACAAATAACATCAATTTTAAAGATATTCATACACACACATGAAGAGTAAATGTTGGTGACTTCAGATTTTTTCCCCAATCTTTCTCAGTTGGTAATTCTCAGATTCTTGCTTGTCCTCTCTAGTCCGTCTGCAACACTTGACCGCTCTCGTTTATTGCTTCCCTTTGTCTCTGCAatgctgttgttgttgcattCAACTTCCTCCTCGAGCGAAGTAGTTGACAGCTCAGGGTGAGCGTCTGAGTCATATTCACAGGAACAAGGCTCCAAGAGTTGTACACCACATCCCAATATATTGGAGGATATGGTGTCTGGATATTCTTTCATTTCCAAGCATCTAAAATCAAAAAGCATCTCACTTTCGGGGATGTTGTCTTCCTCAAGCATGAAATATGAGTTGAGTATAAACAGATGGTTCTCCAGAAGCCGATCATCTGAATCATCCACATCTATCTCTGGCCATTTATACACGGTGGTGGAATGTCTGCCTCTCACGTAGCATGATATTTGGAAACGACGAAACGTCCCATCATCGAGCTCATCTCATGGGGGAGAACAACACAAGCCTTGAATCTCAAGGATCCATATGAGTTCCCCTGGCTTAAAAGGATGGTTAGAGAACTTATTCTAGCTTGGTGAGTAAAGTAGTCGGGCACTTCACTACCAGGTAGGACCGCATATCCACAGGCCCATTGTTGGATGACTAGTTTACGTGATTCTTGATCCAGTTCTGAACAGTTGATGAACTTGAGAATGAGCTTTGGATTGTGAGATGAACGAGAAGACTGAGATAACCTTTCAAGAGACACACAATTATCCGCATACAACTGTGACAGCGAGCCAGGAGGCTCTGGCAGTGACACAAGTTCTCTGCAGTCTCTGATATGAAGGAATTTTACCTGCTGAACGACGAAATCTGGAATACTGACGAAGTCATTCTCACTCATATACAACCTTAAGGGGAAATCTTCAGTCGTCTCAGGTGTATAAGTAGGCAAACTGTCCTCGACAATGTTGACCAATGTCAACTCCAACTCATGCCATATAGAGAAGCTCTGGAAGATTTCTGCAGGGAATTCCCTTACATTGTAGCAGCCTTTAAAATTAAGTGACTCGAGTTGTCCTAGCTCACAAATGTTTGGCGAGATCTATCGTAGCTCCGTGCAAAATGCCATCGACAACTCTTTCAGACCATAGAGATCCGAGATCCATGGAGGAATTTCTTTAATTCCTGATAAGTGCAGATGTAACTTAGAGACGGTATACGGCACACGTGGAAATTCTGTAACGTTTCCACAACCAATCATTTCCAAAGTACGAAGGCAACTCCAATGCTCAACTGATGGAGGCATTGCTGGTATCGGGGTAAAGGACACACTgagttttttaatttcattagaAATCTCTGGGTAACTACATTTTTTGAGCATTCGCCAATGTTGAGGTAACTTAGAGAATCCAATGCGTAGTTTGCTGGAAGAGGCTCTAAATTTTTGCAGCCGTAAAGGTGTAAGAAAGTTAACCGACTAAGTTTCCAGATAGACGAAGGAAGCTTGAGCAAACTGCGGCAATTCTGCATATCCAAATGATCCAAATTTAATGCTTCTGAAAGGTCAGGAAGTTCTTCCAAACTAGTAGAGCCACTCAATTCCATCTTTTTTAGACTTCTTAGCATCTGAAAGCAAATGTCagaattattgtttatttggaacaaaatcatataatgcAGATGAAGCTTGTCAGGAAACTTACCGGAACCATATAGTCGATTATATGATTGGTCACAACCTAATCAAAATGTGTACGCATGTCTATGTAGTCCACGTTGTCCAGTAACCCGAAACGTCTGAATTTAGTGTTTTTTCCTTTCAGTTTTATTATAGTATGAGTGAAGCTTGTAAATTACTCAtcattacttttttatttttatttttgtcgcaATGGTATCTTAATTAGTTTCAGCTAAGGAATATGCTTAAGTTTGAAGATCTttgactcatttttttttctccttgatCTTCGTATAGGATAACCTAGTTTAGTAACACTTATTAGTcgccatttttatttataatttatttatctttgagGGGATTTCGGATGGATCCGGACACATATATGTCATAATCGTTTGACAAAGTTATTAGTAATTGTGTTTCCTTGTGTAATTAATATTCGTGTGTCATTCTATTGGTTGGTagttatacaaattaaatatatatagatatatatttactttagtaTATTTTATCATACCGCTTTGGTGGATACTTAGatataatatgttttgtatttttgtacaAGATATatgataaatctatatatattttcttagtaATTCTAATTCTTATAGACACGAATCGAAATAAGGTTGGGGACACAatcccaaagaaagaaaaaggtaccGTTTCGATTGATtgtaaggaaaagaaaaatcatactAGTACATATGGATAAAAGTAACCCGACCCCGAGAGATTGAGTAAATTTCTCaattaagaaaagttaataagtgaaaaaaaaaacttaaaaataacaaaagattcgTTAGTGGTCCCATGAGGTTGAAGTTCGAAAAGCGAAAACAATATCTAAGAAGTGAtgtctctcttttatttctcctttttaactttattagatttcttcttctcctttaccTCTCTTCGGTTGGTCTATAGCTTTCAAATGCCATAGGCTTAGGCGAAAGACACACACAAATATACATACACAAATAATACACATTATCTATAGAGTGGgtatgtatttattatatagcTAGGGCTAGCTCTAGAGTTTTGAGATAGGCTATCGATGCATGGATGGACCTTATGCTATCCACGTTAACGttctcccatctctctctccttaAATGATTTATATGAAATTCATCTTTTTATGGTTGCAATACGAGACAAACATAAGCTAATTATTGATACGAACTGTCATATAATTTACTTGTGATAAGAGTTTATTTCGTGGAACTAATTAATCCACATATACGATAAAGTATCTTTAAGAAACTATTAAGGACGTTTGAAACATTTTTGTTAGTTAGTTTTGCCTGACATATCTtcatatataatacaaacaGTTGATTGAATACAAactctatatataaacataatactagaatacaaaatattatactagtatatatatgcaCCATTATCTTTTTAAGTTTGGCGCTAAAAAAACCTTACTTGTTACTTTACAAAATGCTTTAAATGTACTTCCTCGTAGAATGAAGAAATCAACCAATTGATAGTGCATTTAGATACCTTGATGTTTcatcaaataataataacaaaattaataagaCTTTGATGTTTTCAGTTGTTCATGGATGATTGATTGATGCTCGATGCAGTTGATACATCCTATCATAAGATCAGAATGCAAGATTTGTGAACCATGGCAAGTGAGATGATTCAACACATGGGATGAAATGGTCAGTTTGTTTAAGTCATCTATCAGTAATCTCTTTTTTACGTGAACTCTAAATATATCTTGTGGTACTTTGTCAAAGTCATGAGttttaaatccaaaacaaaatgaGCGATGAATAACTTAATTTGTACaccagaaaaatattaaaattattgcaGTATACTCTTTAACTAATATCTCAATTAAGTTCCATCTTATTTTCATTAATATTATACTAAGACTAATGATTTTTTCAGAAGAATGTTTTTGGAAATATCAAGCAATTAATACACAACTATATTAGCTTTAAGTATAGGACAAtagtcataaataccactaaaatatgtttttattccaaaaataccacaagttagttttttctccaaaaataccactaaaatgtacttttttccaaaaatactacataattgaactaaatttctaatactaaaaactaattcctaaattttaaatactaaaccctgcccctaaaaactataccctaaaattaaatgtgtcaatccaaacataaaaaaaaaatctacatcattaaaaatcaattttttgtgtttgtggtaattttagaaaaaaaatattttgtggtatttttggaaaaaaaactaaaatatgatatttttggaaaaaaaactttttagtggtatttaaaggaatttctgTTAAGTATATAAGTTCcgcttatatatatttatatatatttatgaaaggTTCCAATAAATGCATGCATCTAATGTAATATTTTTCGTCTTAGTATAATATTACTACACAGATCGCAATATAATTTGACTTCAATTGTAATTTGACGTTCGAACCCCGCATATGTAAGAGGGTATATGAATACATGTTGCAATTACAgttggctatatatatatatatatcatgatcATGTGATTATGATGGAAAACCTGAAGATTTAAATTGaccacatatatttttattactctaattttttttgttatcgtAAAGGAAACTATGAATAAGTCCAATAGCATTGCGGCggcagaacaaaaaaaaaaaaaaattaatcataagCTCAAAGTTCTCGATCACACGCTTCTTCAACCTCCCCCAATCAAACTTGCCCCTCTTTCATCAACAATATTTTCTCTCCCTATCTCTTCTCGCTGCTAGTATTATACACTGTATAAAATTGTCTCAAAACTTTTGTTATGCCagaatcttttgaaaaaaatagaaaataaacttactaattttgtttagtGAAATAGTTAATAAACGTTTAAGAAGGGATCTCAAATCATGAACTATTATCtattttttgttagtttcattttttaaaaagaaactagAGTTTTGAAACAATAAACTAGAAAGATGTAGTTCTTATAAATATCTCTAattatttatgtgttttattttccaatatacaaaaacatatgaaatgTCACTTACACTGATTAATTACAAACAcctatattattttgtgaattaTACTTGCGCACGTTATCCAGGTGTCGGACTTATAAGCATCCCAACTTACACGTCTACTTAAATTACACTAATGATTGGTGTATACATATACCTATTATTGTATATGGGGAATATTGCTATAGTGGAAACTATATAGAAAACCCTTAATGTTAGTAAACAAAATAGGTTTCAGCTTATCTGTGTCCATAACTTGGCCCCCGTTtgtaaaaatgaaattatacaTAGTTAGTAATACCAGTTTATAACATGTAACATACTAGTATTTTTAATTCGTTGAACAACGTATCATCAAGAAGacaaaacatttatcttttctAATTATCTATATTGATGTATATCTGGTAGGTTAAATCATGAATATGTATATctttggggaaaaaaaagataataacaatgaaaaagtgaaattaacgagaaaaaaaaacaacgagaAAGTGGCTTTTtattgagagaaagaaaacaaaaaaagatgccaTTTGGTGATCCATAAAATTACGATGTCTCGCTTTATTCTGACAATGAAAGAAAGTATATTAAAGCATCATAAATTATTCTATACGATTATTTCTCCAAAGTTTTTTTGTGAGTCTTTCGTCAATTGGTGAGTCTATTCTTTCGTATATGTGGTTTTAGTAAAGTTTTAAAGTCACACGcagtaaatttattaaaaaaaaaattgtcaatcaTGAATACCGGTTAATAAAcataacatttttcttttgagtttaattatttataaacttaaatCTCTTTTACAAGAACATAAATTGTAAACTAGTAGCAAAAATGTATAGAGTTCAATGCATTATgagattgatatatatatatattgcgtTGCCAATCACAATCGAGAATACAAGATGCTTATTACTTGTAGATAACAATTTCCCATGTTTCTAAGTTATATCATTCCGAATCTTTTGATGTCAATTATACAAATTTCATCTGtattcttttttccttttttcacgtattttatttatttttttactaataatattGAGAAATTGACATAAAGACTTAGATTAAGAATTGTCTCGTGACTTGTACACATCCTGATATTAAGTGTGTCGTTTTCATTTCcctgttttgaattatcattgTTAAATCGTGTTTTTAAGATAGAGCTTACGTGGTTTCATATACCATGAACATCTGGTTACTAGAGCATTTGTGATCTAATTAcctgataattttttttgttaggaatcacattataaaaaaacaacaaaacctaaAATGATATAGACTAATCTTTAAAGTATCAATagattttgagttgaaaatttataaactaattaataactttatagtaatgataatataaaataagatGGATTAAAGAATTAAAGGACTCTTACGGAATATGTCGTTTTTGGCTCatcattttttgtatttgtcattttatttcaaatattttagaattgtaattttttgccactttaaaagtttgaattttttatccATAATATACATACTAAATAATAAACACTATACTCTAAAAaattagaaccaaaaaaactcaaacctaGAATGTACGTAACTTgtgtttaaaatcttaataagtAGCAAATCCATAATTTTAACCAGCAAAAAGCTATCAATAAATACATTAAATCAGATATTTCCTCAAAGAGAGACATAACCGTGGCAACACGTGGTGCCACATCAAGAACCATCCCGAgcatttgataattttttttgtcttcatcaACATTTTTCTGCCTGTTGGCCCTTTTTATAATGGCTTTCTAATTATCTATCATTTCACTAACCTGCATGATATTTATATGATGATATACATTATGCATACCTCTACCGTTATATGTAAGTACATACATTTCGCTTTCATTTTATCAACACGTTACCTTTCATTATTCGTTTGCGACTCTcagatcattttttatttattatttcttataaaaattcaaatgtatttcCCCAAAGATTCTTGATTCCCGGGTTGATCACGGTCAAGAAGCTCGATCAGACGTGTCTGCTCTTGTCAGCTTGTTAAACATAGGTTTATCCCTTTATGGCTTGCATATATTCCTATTAAGTTAATAAGTTCGCATGACCGCCTTAATTAACTAAGAGTGAGTTTGGGTCCATGGCATCATTAAGGTTCATTTCAGCAGCATGTCATGGCGATACTAGCTAGTAATCGTTAAGCGAATAATGATCAATCTGCCATCATggtttataattgtaatataataacaGTTAGATCTTTAATCAACATAATGCAAGCGTTACACAAAGGCCGGCTTGGCTCCTTATTATCGGCTTTGTGTTCGCTGTTTTATATATGCTTTAGTCACATTTGTTGGTTCATTCCAGCATATATCCTAGATGGAAAACGAGCATTATacgttttacaaaattaaataaaaatcatatttatagatatatatactgtatataatttatgtttaatttttatttaatgttgtaaaaaattCTCATTCATACATCTGATTGTTTTCCTAACAATGATTAGAGATTATGTTCCAATCaagaatttattttcatatatatgacaAAATTAAGACAGGACAAAATATTTTGTCCACTTATTTGATtataacttttaattttattttaggaaattatattGAAAACATATTATTAATACTATTAGTTGTTTTTAGCGAGATTGGATCTTTGTGTGATGATGTTTTCTATAATTAGACTTATCATTGATCACTGCACTAAGATCAATTtacatgtattatttttttttttttaatatagcaTAGAGTACGAGTATGTATATATCATGTGTCAAAAGTTAGTTCTTTATCACAATCAAAACTATTTCTTTTGAATCATATAAATAACTAACTTAGCGAGAGTTTTGAAATATGCTTTTGAGATACAATGAATGTTCTCATATCTATTGGAGTCATTAATTAATAGATTGCATGAATTAATACCACTCtggttgtttttattttttgtgtgttgaaGTTAATACCCATTAGATAgttacaaatattttccttaatatGTGCTTCTTTAAGATAGATGTTGATGTAAGTagaaaaaaatcgaaacatGAAAgtgttaaattaaataaagcaTACTGAAAAACAATCACCAATGGTCATAAAGTCAAAGTAGAATCCAACGAGTATCGCATCTAATAGCATTATTTCACTTGAATACAAATAAATATTGTTGTATATGGTATCTTCTCTATTCCAGTATTTGGCTTTTTTAcattaagaaataaaacaaaaaatcatccGCGAATTTATTCCGTATGAATTCATATTTTGGCCCTCAATGCGACGGCCTTATTATATAGTCTTACTAGCCTCTCACCCCATATATTCCATTGATATTGCGGTCAAAAGCAGAAAGATGTTTGATAATACGATTTATGTTACTTTTGTATATTAGTATTGGCTTGGTGAACTCAACTGTATATTTTTGTGTCGTATCTCATAAATGTGGAGATCTTACACCGCATAAAAATGTGTATTCGTAACATAATATTATCATATCAGTGATCATATGAATGGATATCTGACTCAGGAGCTTAAGTTATCATACACTATATATGcctctaaatttttttgtaaagacaTTATAGAATTAAGAGAGTGGAGTATTTGACtaaattatttgtaaatgaTTTAATGAAAATTGAAGGCATAACAgtaaatataatgatgaattATTAATAGATTTATTTAGAGGCTACAAAGAGAATATACATAAAAAGTCTAGCACGAGTCAATTTCAACAAATGGTAGAAAACGAATCATAATGATATTAGGATTTGGTCTGCAATCTGCAGGAATAGTAAAGGCATGCCATGTGCACTTATTTAGagcatatatatactatttgatCCTGACCTTGGTGTTTTAAAAATGGGAATAtgttattatattgttttcGTATTCCTTGACTCTTTGACAGCATGTACTTTGTTAAGCTAGCATTTAAAATTTGCCATGATGTTCTTACCAAGCGTTCATGACATATCTATGTTTTCTTGTTcattcattctcttcttcttctttccttcttttgttttgtttggcaaGCCttgttcattttgtttttaaaatatctgtATATATACATCTTAATAGTTGGCACAATGATTTGTCTACTAGTTAGATGTAACCCTTTTGGATCTCAAATCTAAATaatgaattaaataatttaataattacaaattatataaCGTAATCAATTAACGGTATCACTCAACGGATTTATTCAGAATCATACAAAGatatcaaaaatgttaaataatacATAAACTTTGTTATATCTAAATCATACTTGTATTTTTAATGCTTAAAGACTTAAAGacaaaatttaacattatatttcTGTAAGTTGTGATTAATTTATGGAGGTAATCCAAAATTTCATacaataattaatactaaaatacaacaaaaaaacatgaagttttgacaatatataatatctatatatatgaagaagatgGCTGCTAAGGAATACGAAAGACGAATAATTAGATCACGACAAAGAATGTTAAATCCGTCACTCTTTCT
It encodes the following:
- the LOC104727699 gene encoding putative disease resistance protein At4g11170 gives rise to the protein MSKEEWIKALPRLRTSLNGKIEKVLEVCYDGLDEEDKAIFLHNACLFNGEKVDRVKQLLAKRALDAEFGLKVLVDRSLIHICADRYIVMHCLLQQLVKKLLGINVLMTPGHGTEIVLGISLDMSEIEDQVYISENAFKKMPNLQFLRLYKNFLDDAVKLYLPQGLDYLPRKLRLLHWDSYPIKCMPSKFCLEYLVELTMRESKLEKLWEGIQPLTSLKYMDLSASTNIEDIPNLLRATNLEKLYLRSCENMVTVPSSAIQNLDKLKVLDMSCCIKLKNLPTNINLESLSVLNLRGCSRLKTFPLISTHIQFMSLGETAIEKVPSLIKLCSRLVSMEMAGCKNLKILTSFPTSMEIVDISWTGVEVIDLEHMHIEHMRKPYVCVFENRCYSPILR